The Streptomyces sp. NBC_01439 genome contains the following window.
GGTCGAAGATCTTCATGACGTTGATGACGAGGGTGACGAGCACGACCACCAGGACCGGCGCCAGCAGCGGGGCGGTGATCCGCCGGAACACCTGCCACTCGTTCGCCCCGTCCACGCGCGCCGCCTCCAGCAGCTCACGCGGTACGGCGGCCAGCCCGGCCCCGATCAGCACCATCGCGAAACCGGCCCACATCCATACGTACGCCCCGATGACCGCCGGCGTGACGAGCGCCGGGCCGAGCCACTGCACCCCCGCGTACGCCTCCCGGAAGTTGGCCGCGGGCAGCCGCAGCAGGGCCCCGTCGGCCTTCGCGGACAGGGTGAAGGCGCCGTCTGCACCGGCCGTCGCCGCATCGACCACCCGGCCGTCCTTGACCGCCTCGATCCGCATTCCGGCGTAACCCTGCTCGGTCGGGTCGACCACGTTCGTCGCCCCGCCCCCGCCCCGGGTGAAGTCCTGCCAGACGGTGCCGGTGACCTTCCCCGGCACGGCCGCGGGCCGGCCCGCGGTACGGGTCCCCTCCGGCAGCGCCTCCGGGGCCACGCCGACCAGCGGGAGCAGCACCGGGGTACCCGCGCGGACGGGGTCGCGGGTGACGAAGGCACCGCCGCCGGCGTCCGCGAGCGGCGAGTCGCGGCCCGGGCGGGCCTTGGGGAAGGCCGAGGACTCCGCGAAGGTGTCGTGGACCCCGACCCAGACCGCGTTGGCGACCCCGCGGTCGGGATCGTGGTCGTAGACGAGCCGGAAGATGATGCCCGCGGCCAACATCGAGATCGCCATCGGCATGAACACCAGCAGCTTGAACGCCGTTCCCCAGCGCACCCGTTCGGTGAGGACCGCGAAGACCAGACCGAGGGCGGTGGCCGTGGCCGGGGCGAACACCACCCACAGCGCCGTGTTCTTCAGGGCGGTGCGGATGGTGTCG
Protein-coding sequences here:
- a CDS encoding carbohydrate ABC transporter permease is translated as MIAAAFLLPALVLLGALVVHPIGYSLYRSLFDRSGDTFVGGDNYREILSDDTIRTALKNTALWVVFAPATATALGLVFAVLTERVRWGTAFKLLVFMPMAISMLAAGIIFRLVYDHDPDRGVANAVWVGVHDTFAESSAFPKARPGRDSPLADAGGGAFVTRDPVRAGTPVLLPLVGVAPEALPEGTRTAGRPAAVPGKVTGTVWQDFTRGGGGATNVVDPTEQGYAGMRIEAVKDGRVVDAATAGADGAFTLSAKADGALLRLPAANFREAYAGVQWLGPALVTPAVIGAYVWMWAGFAMVLIGAGLAAVPRELLEAARVDGANEWQVFRRITAPLLAPVLVVVLVTLVINVMKIFDLVFVIAPGAVQDDANVLALQLYRTSFGTDADPGLGSAIAVLLLVLVIPVMLVNIRRLRKEGSR